A genomic stretch from Solea senegalensis isolate Sse05_10M unplaced genomic scaffold, IFAPA_SoseM_1 scf7180000013840, whole genome shotgun sequence includes:
- the LOC122760634 gene encoding rap guanine nucleotide exchange factor 5-like isoform X1 translates to MSWDCGLKHMFSVSPALQPGSMCILHDKEDLSRLEMVQRLAKDGYRFLQNHSKGPERTCEPQSGEAVRVYLRERGHVVLVLQRVSSEQPALSASARGGGREEARNRRYMVVSGTPEKVLEHLLYGLALDDDQGTTQGKESDTLVDDFLLTYPVFMSTSDLCQALLGHYCTKNYRGKEDRKEALERKQKVLHLVSQWMCLCKDFLREDENVKLFMKTLCRYVLDDLYEHPALETDVRELQKLYHLHRRHMAEEYSPQRKSKALSHQVSLKENGLQSRVTKRESKEVLCHLYITMDSYLSMKAHVGVLAQDLLHTVAERMDVPEEELILVAVTYPGERLLLQPHDRVFSESSQQVGRLHICRKDPGEVLYPFTDNSELQQRTARMFGLNTWDMAVALTNFDWNIFDTIHEQELVYFTFSRHASSNHTAALELLLQRCNEVQLWVMTEVLLCPTLCKRVQLIKKFIKIAAHCKAQRNLSCFFAIIMGLNAAAVSRLSQTWEKIPGKFKKLFSELETVTDPSLNHKAYRDSFKKMKAPKIPFLPLLLKDITFIHEGNKTFHDNLVNFEKLHMIADTVRLIRQCQTDHMGNGIIQKSSPEVRSYIDYLHIIDSQQTLFDLSHRLEPRGI, encoded by the exons ATGTCGTGGGACTGTGGCCTGAAGCACATGTTCTCTGTGTCGCCCGCACTGCAGCCGGGGAGCATGTGCATCCTGCACGACAAGGAGGACCTGTCCAGACTGGAGATGGTCCAGAGACTGGCCAAGGATGGCTACCGCTTCCTTCAAAACCACAGCAAGGGCCCAGAGAGGACATGTGAG CCCCAGAGTGGCGAGGCAGTCCGCGTCTATCTGAGGGAGAGGGGCCACGTTGTGCTTGTTCTCCAGAGAGTGTCATCAGAGCAGCCAGCCCTCTCTGCATCAGCGAGGGGAGGAGGCAGGGAGGAGGCGAGGAACAGGAG GTACATGGTGGTATCAGGAACCCCAGAGAAGGTCCTGGAGCACTTGCTCTATGGCCTGGCACTGGACGACGACCAAGGGACAACACAGGGCAAAGAGTCAG ACACACTTGTGGATGACTTTCTGCTGACCTACCCGGTGTTCATGTCGACCAGTGATTTATGTCAAGCTCTGCTGGGACA CTATTGTACTAAGAACTACAGAGGgaaagaggacaggaaggaggcgctggagaggaaacaaaaagtCCTGCACCTGGTGTCACAGTGGATGTGTCTCTGCAAAGACTTCCTGAGAGAAGACGAGAACGTCAAGCTGTTCATGAAG ACTCTGTGCCGTTACGTGTTGGATGACCTTTACGAGCACCCAGCCCTGGAGACAGATGTGAGGGAGCTGCAGAAACTCTACCATCTGCATCGGAGACA caTGGCGGAGGAATATTCCCCTCAGAGAAAG AGCAAAGCACTTTCCCACCAAGTGAGCTTGAAGGAGAATGGGCTTCAGTCGAGAGTCACAAAGAGGGAGAGCAAGGAAG TGTTGTGTCATTTATACATCACCATGGACTCATACCTGAGTATGAAGGCCCACGTCGGTGTACTGGCCCAGGATCTTCTCCACACAGTGGCAGAAAGGATGGATGTCCCTGAGGAGGAACTCATACTTGTGGCCGTGACTTATCCTGGAG AGAGGCTCCTCCTGCAGCCTCATGACAGAGTTTTCTCTGAGTCTTCCCAGCAGGTGGGGAGGTTGCACATATGCAGGAAGGATCCAGGAGAAGTCCTG TATCCGTTCACGGACAACTcggagctgcagcagagaacGGCCCGCATGTTTGGTTTAAACACGTGGGACATGGCTGTCGCCCTCACCAACTTTGACTGGAACATCTTTGACACAATACATGAG CAAGAACTGGTCTACTTCACCTTCAGTCGCCATGCGAGCAGCAACCACACTGCCGCcttggagctgctgctgcagcgctgCAACGAGGTCCAGCTGTGGGTGATGACCGAGGTGCTGCTGTGTCCAACGCTCTGCAAGAGAGTTCAACTCATCAAGAAGTTCATCAAGATCGCTGCCCA CTGTAAAGCACAGAGGAACCTCAGCTGTTTCTTTGCCATTATAATGGGTCTGAATGCTGCAGCAGTGAGTCGCCTCAGTCAGACCTGGGAG AAAATTCCCGGGAAATTcaaaaagctgttttcagagcTGGAGACTGTTACA GATCCCTCGCTGAACCACAAGGCCTACAGGGACTCCTTCAAGAAGATGAAGGCGCCAAAGATCCCATTTCTTCCTCTGCTACTGAAAG ATATTACATTCATTCACGAAGGCAACAAGACGTTTCACGATAACCTGGTCAACTTTGAGAAACTG CACATGATTGCAGACACAGTGCGTCTCATCCGGCAGTGTCAGACAGACCACATGG GAAATGGCATCATCCAGAAGAGCAGCCCCGAAGTGAGATCCTACATCGATTACCTTCATATCATCGACAGTCAGCAGACTCTGTTTGACCTGTCGCACAGGCTGGAGCCCCGGGGTATCTAG
- the LOC122760634 gene encoding rap guanine nucleotide exchange factor 5-like isoform X2, with protein sequence MSWDCGLKHMFSVSPALQPGSMCILHDKEDLSRLEMVQRLAKDGYRFLQNHSKGPERTCEPQSGEAVRVYLRERGHVVLVLQRVSSEQPALSASARGGGREEEDSDSVVSDRYMVVSGTPEKVLEHLLYGLALDDDQGTTQGKESDTLVDDFLLTYPVFMSTSDLCQALLGHYCTKNYRGKEDRKEALERKQKVLHLVSQWMCLCKDFLREDENVKLFMKTLCRYVLDDLYEHPALETDVRELQKLYHLHRRHMAEEYSPQRKSKALSHQVSLKENGLQSRVTKRESKEVLCHLYITMDSYLSMKAHVGVLAQDLLHTVAERMDVPEEELILVAVTYPGERLLLQPHDRVFSESSQQVGRLHICRKDPGEVLYPFTDNSELQQRTARMFGLNTWDMAVALTNFDWNIFDTIHEQELVYFTFSRHASSNHTAALELLLQRCNEVQLWVMTEVLLCPTLCKRVQLIKKFIKIAAHCKAQRNLSCFFAIIMGLNAAAVSRLSQTWEKIPGKFKKLFSELETVTDPSLNHKAYRDSFKKMKAPKIPFLPLLLKDITFIHEGNKTFHDNLVNFEKLHMIADTVRLIRQCQTDHMGNGIIQKSSPEVRSYIDYLHIIDSQQTLFDLSHRLEPRGI encoded by the exons ATGTCGTGGGACTGTGGCCTGAAGCACATGTTCTCTGTGTCGCCCGCACTGCAGCCGGGGAGCATGTGCATCCTGCACGACAAGGAGGACCTGTCCAGACTGGAGATGGTCCAGAGACTGGCCAAGGATGGCTACCGCTTCCTTCAAAACCACAGCAAGGGCCCAGAGAGGACATGTGAG CCCCAGAGTGGCGAGGCAGTCCGCGTCTATCTGAGGGAGAGGGGCCACGTTGTGCTTGTTCTCCAGAGAGTGTCATCAGAGCAGCCAGCCCTCTCTGCATCAGCGAGGGGAGGAGGCAGGGAGGAG GAGGACTCTGACTCTGTTGTGTCTGACAGGTACATGGTGGTATCAGGAACCCCAGAGAAGGTCCTGGAGCACTTGCTCTATGGCCTGGCACTGGACGACGACCAAGGGACAACACAGGGCAAAGAGTCAG ACACACTTGTGGATGACTTTCTGCTGACCTACCCGGTGTTCATGTCGACCAGTGATTTATGTCAAGCTCTGCTGGGACA CTATTGTACTAAGAACTACAGAGGgaaagaggacaggaaggaggcgctggagaggaaacaaaaagtCCTGCACCTGGTGTCACAGTGGATGTGTCTCTGCAAAGACTTCCTGAGAGAAGACGAGAACGTCAAGCTGTTCATGAAG ACTCTGTGCCGTTACGTGTTGGATGACCTTTACGAGCACCCAGCCCTGGAGACAGATGTGAGGGAGCTGCAGAAACTCTACCATCTGCATCGGAGACA caTGGCGGAGGAATATTCCCCTCAGAGAAAG AGCAAAGCACTTTCCCACCAAGTGAGCTTGAAGGAGAATGGGCTTCAGTCGAGAGTCACAAAGAGGGAGAGCAAGGAAG TGTTGTGTCATTTATACATCACCATGGACTCATACCTGAGTATGAAGGCCCACGTCGGTGTACTGGCCCAGGATCTTCTCCACACAGTGGCAGAAAGGATGGATGTCCCTGAGGAGGAACTCATACTTGTGGCCGTGACTTATCCTGGAG AGAGGCTCCTCCTGCAGCCTCATGACAGAGTTTTCTCTGAGTCTTCCCAGCAGGTGGGGAGGTTGCACATATGCAGGAAGGATCCAGGAGAAGTCCTG TATCCGTTCACGGACAACTcggagctgcagcagagaacGGCCCGCATGTTTGGTTTAAACACGTGGGACATGGCTGTCGCCCTCACCAACTTTGACTGGAACATCTTTGACACAATACATGAG CAAGAACTGGTCTACTTCACCTTCAGTCGCCATGCGAGCAGCAACCACACTGCCGCcttggagctgctgctgcagcgctgCAACGAGGTCCAGCTGTGGGTGATGACCGAGGTGCTGCTGTGTCCAACGCTCTGCAAGAGAGTTCAACTCATCAAGAAGTTCATCAAGATCGCTGCCCA CTGTAAAGCACAGAGGAACCTCAGCTGTTTCTTTGCCATTATAATGGGTCTGAATGCTGCAGCAGTGAGTCGCCTCAGTCAGACCTGGGAG AAAATTCCCGGGAAATTcaaaaagctgttttcagagcTGGAGACTGTTACA GATCCCTCGCTGAACCACAAGGCCTACAGGGACTCCTTCAAGAAGATGAAGGCGCCAAAGATCCCATTTCTTCCTCTGCTACTGAAAG ATATTACATTCATTCACGAAGGCAACAAGACGTTTCACGATAACCTGGTCAACTTTGAGAAACTG CACATGATTGCAGACACAGTGCGTCTCATCCGGCAGTGTCAGACAGACCACATGG GAAATGGCATCATCCAGAAGAGCAGCCCCGAAGTGAGATCCTACATCGATTACCTTCATATCATCGACAGTCAGCAGACTCTGTTTGACCTGTCGCACAGGCTGGAGCCCCGGGGTATCTAG